TTTTGGGTAAGCTTTTGAGAAGGCAGGCAGTCCAAGGGTAAGACAGGCAGGGCTTGCTTGATTCCTGTTCCTCAAGTGGAATCATCTCAAATATTTTGCTGCTGAAGATTTGTAGAAGAAAGGTTGCTATTATGTTTTACTTGCACATCCTTGATACACTATTACTGGCACTTGCAACATTTCCAGCAGGTAGTAAAAGTTACTGGAACATTTCCCTGCCCCTTGCTGTGTCCACGTgtcgtttgtttgtttgttgtttggcCTTGCACTGATATTAGTTGAGAGTTACATCACTGCCATCTGGAAATGATTtccatgaagaaaaaaaaacctaagtGATGTTCAGTCAGGAAACATGTTTGAACATGTAGCGGCTCTTCCTGGCCTGCATCCAGATCTCCTGCACAAGCTGGTTTCATCACTTCATGAAAAAAGAGTGCCTTATAAGGTTggcagagagaaacagacacagatACAGGGAGAATGTAAGAGAGGGAGGCGAGCATTTCCCATACTCACATCATGAAGGCGGCGTTGTACTcctcctgttttctctcctgtctCAGACAGAGTTCAGGTGACATGAACAGTGAAGTTGATGGATCTTCTTTGTCATTGCAGACACAGGGACATCACTCTGCTTCGTCCAAACCTCAAAATCTCAGTATGATGTCTGAGGGAAACGTCACAGTGCTGCCATTCGGACCTGTGTCTCTAGACCTGTCCAGGCAGGAGCAGCGGACACTGACCAGACTGTACAGCCGTAACGGAGGATATCACCTGAGGATTTTACCTGATGGATCTGTTAGCGGTGGCAGGCAAGAAAACGACCCCTATGGTGAGGCAGGAATCTTTTTCATCTATTTTGGatatgtgattggttgttgtgtATCAATCAGGAGTAATCtaaaagaaatgaaggaaaGTTTTTTAGCTTTAACTTTATAGAACGATTAAAAAGAAGCTGAACATATTCTGTACATGACTCTCAACCGTTTAGTATAAAGCTTTATCTTTCCtgattattacatttgttataGTTGTTTATATAATGATTAACAAAAGAGCTAAACATAACAGGTTTTTTAGTGGAGGGATTATTACGGCtcaataataaaagtaaatgacCTGCACTAACTGTTAAAGTCCTCTTGAGCAAGTATTTAATCACAGTACTTCTGGTTAAGCTACTCAGGAATCTGTAAACATAAGTATTTACCCTGTGTACACATTCAGAAGA
This Eleginops maclovinus isolate JMC-PN-2008 ecotype Puerto Natales chromosome 11, JC_Emac_rtc_rv5, whole genome shotgun sequence DNA region includes the following protein-coding sequences:
- the LOC134872674 gene encoding putative fibroblast growth factor 1 isoform X1, which codes for MKAALYSSCFLSCLRQSSGDMNSEVDGSSLSLQTQGHHSASSKPQNLSMMSEGNVTVLPFGPVSLDLSRQEQRTLTRLYSRNGGYHLRILPDGSVSGGRQENDPYDVLRLKAVSVGVVVIKGEITGRYLAMNKNGHLYGSQALNDECYFLEKYEENNYNTYCSQKYNWYVGLKRNGQPKAGSDTHQGQKAIFFLPRPAGNM